Part of the Nostoc sp. ATCC 53789 genome, TTGGCAAGCAAATGAACATCTTTCTGCTAGAGAGATTTACGATCGCTTGAACCAAGAAGGTAAAGAGATCGGCCATACCTCTGTTTATCAAAATTTAGAAGCATTATCCAGTCAAGGCATTATTGAATGTATTGAGCGCTGTGATGGGCGTTTATATGGCAATATAAGTGACTCTCACAGTCATATTAACTGTGTCGATACAAATCAAATTCTTGATGTTCATGTGGAACTACCAGAAGATTTGCTCCGCAAAATTGAAGAAGAAACAGGAGTGCGAATTACTGACTACAGTATTAACTTTGTTGGCTACCGTAACCCTGAAGAAGGGTAGGGAGCAGGGGAGCAGGGGAGCAGAGAGCAGGGGACAAGGGGACAAGAGGTGAGAACTTGAAACAAGTCTTTCCCCTTGTCCCCAATTCTCCTTGTCCCCTTGTCCTCTTCCCAATGCCCAATTCCCTATTCCTCAATAGAGTTATCGCCAAAAACTGTTTCATCATCGACATCATCATCGTAGAAACCTACGGGTAAAATTGTGCCTTCGGAGCTTTCAATTAGCCCGCTCACAGGGGGTTTATTCCAATTTTTATCTGTGTTTGGCGTAATTTGGACGGTGTTTAAGAAGGGTTGTTGCGATGAGCG contains:
- a CDS encoding Fur family transcriptional regulator, giving the protein MQKQTISTKPIRSLEDALDRCQILGMRVSRQRRFILELLWQANEHLSAREIYDRLNQEGKEIGHTSVYQNLEALSSQGIIECIERCDGRLYGNISDSHSHINCVDTNQILDVHVELPEDLLRKIEEETGVRITDYSINFVGYRNPEEG